From Lolium perenne isolate Kyuss_39 chromosome 5, Kyuss_2.0, whole genome shotgun sequence, a single genomic window includes:
- the LOC127300134 gene encoding uncharacterized protein, translating to MAVTSPRLLVRGLPGTQTTKTPACIPIPTQSHRARFRRCHLSSSRDPTPVSEDPQAPPDSLRVAFACGGAGGHVYSAFALADELHASLPHSRSLFLGGPAPSLESSTAAASSYAFATVPPCLPRALLAAALHLHRFRPHVLVPTGGPPSLPSCLAALLLGLPFVIQDQDAGPAPATRLLAPVAQRVFLAFNAPVRLLPKRKCAVYGNPVRMAIRNYLRVSKAAAMARFFPRAGPGCEEGAEVVLFLAGTLGSPEINVAVLNMYYEMLTKRKNRYLIWQTGPEDFCEMESLVRGHHRRLFLTPFLHEMDMAYAATDVVVSRAGSVACTEILVTGKPAILIPLPTIVDDHQTKNAYIMADVMGAKVITEDELDSSSLIRIIDEVFGDEKLMAEMSQKALNAARPNSSADIIRHICSLIGPTNPT from the exons ATGGCGGTGACCTCGCCCCGACTCCTCGTTCGCGGTCTTCCCGGCACACAGACCACGAAAACGCCCGCCTGCATCCCTATCCCCACACAAAGCCACCGTGCCCGCTTCCGCCGCTGCCACCTCTCCAGTTCCAGAGACCCCACCCCCGTCTCGGAGGATCCCCAAGCTCCCCCCGACTCCCTCCGCGTCGCCttcgcgtgcggcggcgcggggggccaCGTCTACTCCGCGTTCGCGCTCGCCGACGAGCTCCACGCCTCGCTCCCGCACTCCCGCTCCCTCTTCCTCGGCGGCCCCGCCCCGTCTCTCGagtcctccaccgccgccgcctcctcctacgCATTCGCCACAGTCCCTCCCTGCCTCCCCCGCGCGCTTCTCGCCGCGGCGCTGCACCTCCACCGCTTCCGCCCCCACGTCCTCGTCCCCACGGGGGGTCCCCCCTCCCTGCCCAGCTGCCTCGCCGCGCTCCTCCTGGGGCTCCCCTTCGTGATCCAGGACCAGGACGCCGGCCCCGCTCCCGCCACCCGCCTCCTGGCCCCCGTCGCCCAGCGCGTCTTCCTCGCCTTCAACGCGCCCGTCCGGCTCCTCCCCAAGCGCAAGTGCGCCGTCTACGGGAACCCGGTGCGCATGGCCATCCGCAACTACCTCCGGGTGTCCAAGGCCGCCGCCATGGCGCGTTTCTTCCCCAGGGCGGGGCCGGGGTGCGAGGAGGGGGCGGAGGTCGTGCTGTTTCTCGCCGGGACGCTCGGATCGCCGGAGATCAATGTGGCTGTGCTTAACATGTACTACGAAATGCTGACGAAAAGGAAAAATAGGTACCTTATATGGCAGACCGGGCCAGAGGATTTCTGCGAGATGGAGAGCCTCGTCAGGGGCCATCATCGCCGGCTGTTTCTCACCCC GTTCTTGCATGAAATGGACATGGCATATGCGGCTACTGATGTTGTAGTTTCTAGAGCTGGCTCTGTGGCTTGCACTGAAATATTGGTCACTGGGAAACCGGCAATTCTG ATACCTTTACCAACAATTGTGGATGACCATCAGACGAAAAATGCATATATCATGGCTGATGTCATGGGAGCAAAGGTCATAACAGAAGATGAACTTGATTCAAGTAGTCTAATACGCATAATTGATGAAGTTTTTG GTGATGAGAAGTTGATGGCAGAGATGTCTCAGAAGGCACTAAATGCAGCTCGACCAAATTCTTCGGCTGATATTATTCGTCACATCTGTTCGCTGATTGGTCCAACCAACCCTACATAA
- the LOC127300133 gene encoding uncharacterized protein — protein MRRTTLFPSLVMDSFPSRILLTILTILVVLVPPNAALLPSLGIQAGALLAWKATLSNQSQQALRSWGNMSTLCSWHGIRCGMRRHRTMITGIYLRGMRLGGTLESLHFSALRTLTSLDLSRNSLSGSISPSIEVLGELHALLLQGNQIRGSIPPSLANLTKLHSLMLHDNQISGEIPRQVGKLGSLVSLNLSSNQLNGNIPCEIGNLMLLGTLDLSNNSLSGPLSFCPANSTVNLKHLNRLSISQNNLAGLISKDIVNLLNLKHLDMSQNNFSGSIPSEIGNLSKLTVLHLSDNQLSGPIPPEVGKLVGLKLLSLSANHLEGYIPASTGNLTQLTTLNLSTNEFIGHIPEEIRNLVDLEHLGLGQNKLTRSIPNSLGNLTKLATLDLHDNQLSGNIPEELGFLVNLQELNLYNNTLSGSIPNSLGNLTKLTTLYLCYNQLSGSIPPEIGNLRDLVWLTLSSNKLSGALPSGICAGLRLQNFTAYNNMLVGPLPTSLLRCTSLVRFRLERNQLEGDISEMGFYPNLVYIDISSNKLFGQLSHRWGECYGLSMFRASDNSITGVIPPSIGQLTQLRIFDVSSNKLEGHIPPEIGNIMTLFNLSLGNNLLKGSIPQEIATLKNLEYLDLSSNNLSGQLGGSVEHCLLLRLLNLSHNHLNGSIPNELGMLVNLQGLLDLSDNSFDSMIPSQLGDLSMLEALNLSHNALSGRIPPSFQRMNSLLYMDVSYNKLEGPVPDSRLFEEAPTEWFVHNTHLCGDVKSLPPCDHTQSYRQRKKTRAILLGILPPTVSFLFIAALATWICKKKKSKAESAKGLDQVKMFGIWNFNGEDVYKQIIGATKSFSDDHCIGTGGSGSVYRAQLPTGEIFAVKKIHTVEDDELFNREIEALIPIRHRNIVKLFGYCSAAHERFLVYEYMDRGSLEKSLKSKETAIELDWTRRLNIAKDVANALSYMHHDCFAPIVHRDITSSNILLNLEFSACVSDFGLAKILNVDASNCTRLAGTNGYIAPELAYASRVTEKCDVYSFGVLMLELFMGHHPGGFLSSMANKSTPFEDLLDIRLPLPEAEIASKILEVITVAIRCIEPDPSHRPTMQQAMKVFSTTEIPDDHLDYLQTDVGIPASWL, from the exons ATGCGTAGAACTACACTATTTCCTAGCCTGGTCATGGACTCGTTTCCTTCCAGAATACTGCTTACCATCCTTACCATACTTGTGGTGCTCGTCCCGCCCAATGCCGCCCTGCTGCCATCCCTCGGCATACAAGCAGGAGCGCTCCTGGCCTGGAAAGCTACCCTGAGCAACCAAAGCCAGCAAGCCCTCCGATCCTGGGGAAACATGTCAACGCTTTGCAGTTGGCACGGCATCAGATGCGGTATGCGGCGGCACCGGACGATGATCACCGGCATCTATCTCCGAGGGATGCGTCTTGGAGGGACGCTTGAGTCCCTCCACTTCTCAGCATTGAGGACCTTGACGAGCCTCGACCTCTCCCGCAACAGCCTTTCTGGGAGCATCTCTCCGAGTATCGAGGTCCTCGGAGAGCTCCATGCTCTGCTCCTGCAAGGCAACCAGATAAGAGGCTCCATTCCACCCTCTTTAGCAAACCTCACAAAATTGCATTCTCTGATGCTTCATGACAACCAAATCTCCGGTGAAATACCAAGACAGGTAGGAAAATTGGGTAGCCTTGTGAGCCTAAATTTGTCAAGCAATCAGTTAAATGGTAACATACCTTGCGAAATAGGCAACCTAATGCTCTTGGGTACATTAGATTTATCTAACAATAGCCTTTCAGGTCCACTTTCCTTTTGTCCAGCTAACTCTACAGTAAATTTAAAACACCTAAACAGGCTATCAATATCCCAAAATAATTTAGCGGGTCTCATTTCCAAAGACATAGTAAATTTACTCAACCTCAAACACCTTGACATGAGCCAGAACAACTTTTCAGGTTCAATCCCAAGCGAAATAGGTAACCTAAGCAAACTCACAGTCCTGCATCTTTCAGATAATCAGCTTTCGGGACCAATACCTCCGGAAGTTGGAAAATTAGTGGGGCTTAAACTGCTCAGCCTTAGCGCAAACCATCTTGAAGGCTATATTCCAGCTAGTACAGGAAATTTAACACAGTTAACAACTCTAAATCTTTCGACTAACGAATTCATCGGACATATCCCTGAAGAAATAAGGAATTTAGTGGACTTAGAGCATTTGGGACTAGGGCAGAACAAACTTACGAGATCCATTCCGAACAGTTTGGGGAATTTGACAAAACTCGCGACACTGGACCTTCATGATAACCAACTTTCTGGGAACATCCCTGAAGAGTTAGGTTTTCTAGTGAACTTACAGGAACTGAACCTTTACAACAACACACTAAGCGGTTCCATCCCAAATAGTCTAGGGAATTTGACTAAGCTCACTACTCTATACCTTTGCTATAACCAGTTATCTGGATCCATTCCACCAGAAATTGGCAACTTAAGAGATCTTGTTTGGTTAACGCTAAGTTCTAACAAACTCTCTGGTGCATTGCCGTCTGGTATTTGTGCGGGACTCCGGCTACAAAATTTCACCGCTTATAACAACATGTTAGTTGGACCCTTGCCAACAAGCTTGTTAAGATGCACAAGCCTGGTCAGATTTCGTCTCGAACGAAATCAGCTCGAAGGAGATATCTCTGAGATGGGTTTTTATCCAAATCTTGTCTATATAGATATCAGTTCAAATAAATTATTTGGTCAACTATCTCATCGCTGGGGTGAATGCTATGGACTTTCCATGTTCCGTGCCTCAGATAACAGTATCACTGGAGTCATACCACCAAGCATAGGGCAATTGACTCAGTTGAGGATATTTGATGTCTCGTCAAATAAACTTGAAGGACACATTCCTCCAGAAATTGGCAATATAATGACACTATTCAATTTGAGCCTCGGAAATAACTTGCTCAAGGGAAGTATACCGCAGGAAATTGCAACTCTAAAAAATCTGGAGTATTTGGATTTGTCTTCAAACAACCTAAGCGGGCAGTTAGGAGGGTCTGTTGAACACTGCTTATTGCTTCGCCTTCTGAACTTGAGCCATAATCATCTCAATGGCAGCATTCCTAATGAACTAGGAATGTTGGTAAACCTACAAGGATTGTTAGATCTAAGTGACAATTCATTTGATAGCATGATACCGTCTCAGTTAGGTGATCTTAGCATGCTTGAAGCCTTGAATCTTTCACACAATGCATTGAGTGGCAGAATTCCACCATCGTTTCAACGAATGAACAGCCTCTTATACATGGACGTGTCTTATAACAAACTAGAAGGGCCAGTGCCAGATAGTAGGCTCTTCGAAGAAGCTCCAACTGAATGGTTCGTGCATAATACACATTTGTGCGGTGATGTGAAAAGTCTGCCCCCTTGTGACCACACCCAAAGTTATCGACAAAGAAAGAAGACGAGAGCTATTTTACTAGGTATACTACCTCCCACTGTATCTTTTCTGTTCATCGCTGCACTAGCAACATGGATATGTAAAAAGAAGAAATCCAAGGCAGAAAGTGCAAAGGGACTGGATCAGGTCAAGATGTTTGGCATCTGGAACTTTAATGGGGAAGATGTGTACAAGCAAATTATTGGTGCCACAAAAAGTTTCAGCGATGATCACTGCATTGGAACTGGAGGGAGTGGATCTGTCTATAGAGCCCAGCTACCAACTGGTGAAATATTTGCAGTGAAGAAGATTCATACAGTGGAAGACGATGAGCTATTTAATCGTGAAATAGAAGCTTTGATTCCTATTCGGCATCGCAACATTGTGAAGTTATTTGGCTATTGTTCTGCTGCTCATGAAAGATTCCTTGTGTATGAATACATGGATAGGGGAAGCTTAGAAAAATCTTTGAAGAGCAAGGAAACTGCAATTGAATTGGATTGGACAAGAAGATTAAATATCGCTAAGGATGTAGCAAATGCTTTGTCCTACATGCATCATGATTGCTTTGCACCGATAGTTCATAGAGATATAACTAGCAGCAACATTTTGCTTAATTTGGAATTCAGTGCCTGTGTATCTGATTTTGGTCTAGCAAAAATACTAAATGTGGATGCATCAAACTGCACAAGGCTTGCTGGGACGAATGGTTATATTGCCCCAG AGCTTGCATACGCATCAAGGGTGACAGAGAAGTGTGACGTCTATAGCTTTGGGGTGCTCATGCTCGAGTTGTTCATGGGACATCATCCAGGTGGTTTTCTTTCTTCCATGGCCAACAAAAGCACACCATTCGAGGATTTGTTGGACATCCGGCTCCCACTTCCTGAAGCTGAGATCGCAAGCAAAATATTGGAAGTGATCACTGTTGCTATTCGGTGCATAGAACCTGATCCATCGCACCGTCCAACAATGCAACAAGCAATGAAGGTGTTCTCTACAACTGAAATACCTGACGATCATCTTGATTATCTGCAAACTGACGTTGGCATCCCTGCCAGCTGGTTGTGA